One genomic region from Haloprofundus salinisoli encodes:
- a CDS encoding flippase has translation MDRSILKGILSVGGSRVATLIIGAATTPLLYRELGDANVGAYTTLLSVFALLMIFVSSGVTDGVRKYIAEDRNAPNWEDAVVGFYFRVAIVLAVIGSGAVLVIAETGIGGVLFGDTFVQYAAVLAGLVVAAQFRAYTRRTLMGFGLEEYSEPLRVLDSLLFIGIGVSLVVLGHGVLGALLGHLVSGIVVGLIGLVLVGKQVSLSAVFRGAPDTLPRREMLTFNGMSIVLMALMMSLYHLDILMLQYWEPNAVVGHYKGALAIAEFLWFAPIAFQTVFVHSTSEMWSKGQTERISKLTAQTTRYTLLFTGIMALGLAALAPVVVPLYLGEEFVNAVIPLILLLPGTVGFAVARPILAVAQGNGTMKFPVAATGAAAAINVALNVTLIPQFGMRGAAVATSIGYGTMFLFHLWSAKKVGFDPVSEARLFRSLATIGIAAPLVLILPSLVGNDLLSLVVVPPVGLLLFVCVACLTGALGVGEILELLAEFPGPIGSVGDDLYWRHTRLVTDGGTNVMQRGMFVAGLLLFVAAGGVVLADVGGDSGDGGGPSIPDYANTTETATPTPTPTPDASNETTAGDGGNRTGANGTSESNASTATQTPESGGGDDAGGDGDDGDDDSSGIGDWFGGGDDDGDGNDGDDGDNGDGGDGDQSDTPTETPPTTSEPTETPNDTTTSTPNETATPEPTETPNDTTTTTSEPIETTTSEPTETTTSEPTTTSEPTTTSEPTTTSEPTTTSEPTTTSEPTETTTSTPNETTSEPTTSEPIETTTSEPTTTDTSSGDDTSNDDASLFGALLALRSASLF, from the coding sequence ATGGACCGGTCGATCCTCAAAGGCATCCTCTCGGTCGGCGGCAGTCGCGTCGCCACGCTCATCATCGGCGCGGCGACGACGCCGCTTCTGTACCGCGAACTCGGCGATGCGAACGTCGGCGCGTACACGACGCTGCTTTCCGTGTTCGCGCTTTTGATGATCTTCGTCAGTTCCGGCGTCACCGACGGTGTCCGCAAGTACATCGCCGAGGACCGAAACGCGCCGAACTGGGAAGACGCCGTCGTCGGCTTCTACTTCCGCGTCGCCATCGTGCTCGCGGTCATCGGGAGCGGTGCGGTGCTCGTCATCGCCGAGACCGGCATCGGCGGCGTGCTGTTCGGCGACACGTTCGTCCAGTACGCGGCGGTTCTCGCCGGACTCGTCGTCGCCGCGCAGTTCCGCGCGTACACCCGCCGGACGCTGATGGGGTTCGGTCTCGAAGAGTACTCGGAACCCCTTCGGGTTCTCGACTCGCTTCTGTTCATCGGTATCGGCGTCTCGCTTGTCGTCCTCGGCCACGGCGTCCTCGGCGCGCTGCTCGGTCACCTCGTCTCCGGTATCGTCGTCGGTCTCATCGGCCTGGTGCTGGTCGGCAAGCAGGTGTCGCTCTCGGCGGTGTTTCGGGGTGCGCCCGACACGCTTCCGCGCCGCGAGATGCTGACGTTCAACGGGATGAGCATCGTACTGATGGCGCTCATGATGTCGCTGTACCACCTCGACATCCTGATGCTGCAGTACTGGGAACCGAACGCCGTCGTCGGCCACTACAAGGGCGCGCTCGCCATCGCGGAGTTCCTCTGGTTCGCCCCCATCGCCTTCCAGACGGTGTTCGTCCACTCTACCTCCGAGATGTGGTCGAAAGGGCAGACCGAGCGAATCTCGAAACTCACGGCGCAGACGACGCGCTACACGCTGCTGTTTACGGGTATCATGGCGCTCGGTCTCGCGGCGCTCGCACCGGTCGTCGTCCCCCTCTACCTCGGTGAGGAGTTCGTCAACGCGGTCATCCCGCTCATCCTGCTCCTGCCGGGGACGGTCGGATTCGCCGTCGCGCGCCCGATTCTCGCCGTCGCGCAGGGTAACGGGACGATGAAGTTCCCGGTTGCCGCGACGGGCGCGGCGGCGGCCATCAACGTCGCGCTCAACGTCACGCTCATCCCGCAGTTCGGCATGCGCGGGGCGGCCGTCGCCACCAGTATCGGCTACGGGACGATGTTCCTCTTTCACCTTTGGAGCGCGAAGAAGGTCGGCTTCGACCCCGTCTCGGAGGCCCGCCTCTTCCGGAGTCTGGCAACCATCGGCATCGCGGCCCCCCTCGTCCTCATCCTCCCGTCGCTCGTCGGCAACGACCTGCTCTCGTTGGTCGTCGTCCCGCCTGTCGGCCTGCTGCTGTTCGTCTGCGTCGCGTGTCTCACGGGTGCGCTCGGCGTCGGCGAGATACTCGAACTGCTCGCGGAGTTCCCCGGTCCCATCGGCAGCGTCGGCGACGACCTCTACTGGCGGCACACCCGGCTCGTCACCGACGGCGGGACCAATGTGATGCAGCGCGGCATGTTCGTCGCCGGCCTTCTGCTGTTCGTCGCCGCCGGCGGCGTCGTCCTCGCGGACGTGGGCGGCGACAGCGGCGACGGCGGCGGTCCGTCGATACCCGACTACGCCAACACCACGGAGACCGCGACACCGACGCCGACACCCACCCCGGACGCGTCAAACGAGACCACCGCCGGCGACGGCGGCAACCGGACCGGGGCGAACGGCACGAGCGAGTCGAACGCGTCGACGGCGACACAGACGCCCGAAAGCGGCGGCGGTGACGACGCCGGCGGCGACGGTGACGATGGTGACGACGACTCCAGCGGTATCGGCGACTGGTTCGGCGGTGGCGACGACGATGGTGACGGCAACGACGGCGACGACGGAGACAACGGCGATGGCGGCGACGGCGATCAGTCCGACACGCCGACGGAGACGCCGCCGACCACGTCGGAACCGACGGAGACGCCGAACGACACGACCACTTCGACACCCAACGAGACGGCGACGCCGGAACCGACGGAGACGCCGAACGACACGACCACGACGACGTCAGAACCGATAGAGACGACGACGTCCGAACCGACTGAGACGACAACGTCGGAACCGACCACAACGTCAGAACCCACGACGACATCGGAACCCACGACGACATCGGAACCCACGACGACATCGGAACCCACGACGACATCGGAACCGACGGAGACGACCACTTCGACGCCGAACGAGACGACGTCGGAACCGACCACGTCGGAACCGATAGAGACGACAACGTCGGAACCGACGACGACAGACACGTCGTCGGGCGACGACACGAGCAACGACGACGCTAGCCTGTTCGGCGCACTCCTGGCGCTTCGGTCGGCGTCACTGTTCTAA
- a CDS encoding right-handed parallel beta-helix repeat-containing protein gives MPNNTYVCGNEGTVESNDDATNRTRRGYLKGVLGVGVAGAGIRLGTGVGAASSSDMTDLFAEYDRVYDVVEAGADNTGNQPINDVLENLRGDNTLLVFPPGRYRMDRQFRFSGFEKFGVVGNDATLVPADYHEFEGPQYRLFRLGVHYAPGADIRFEGFEVDFTADDTGIRVIDALASKRLQVRDIDIVGHHDSGTWGPGRFCVTDADGVGIVERFRAPGGGAWVDETPNDGNLWKGPSGIVSNVHNRGELTFKDCELGAFPDNGLYASGGTGKIVVDGGLYKNSDTANIRLGGDGSEIRNATIVVDDNRPQDVNQRAIRLENGANLSVHDTDIRIPSVNGHALTVMNTCESTWIQDVRISMAGDKVKHGIVVSPEAGETTIYRTAIDMNTPGGYGIKLTDTTRTARVNCESVKITGDVGDEGARSGIFCARDNARFSMVTVDQTGVGHRRAIENVGDDCMIYGGEYLASERPICNYGDGLRVESTYAESTDGYYALYLYEPSRDAYVKQNTLVNGIYDKSEDDLRAWGNEF, from the coding sequence ATGCCGAACAATACGTACGTCTGCGGAAACGAAGGGACAGTAGAATCGAACGACGATGCGACGAACCGAACACGACGTGGCTATCTCAAGGGCGTTCTCGGCGTGGGGGTCGCCGGAGCCGGTATCCGGTTGGGCACCGGTGTCGGCGCGGCGTCTTCGTCCGACATGACCGACCTCTTCGCGGAGTACGACCGCGTGTACGACGTGGTCGAAGCGGGTGCCGACAACACCGGCAACCAGCCGATAAACGACGTGCTGGAGAATCTCCGCGGCGACAACACGCTTCTCGTCTTCCCGCCGGGTCGCTACCGGATGGACCGACAGTTCCGGTTCTCGGGCTTCGAGAAGTTCGGCGTCGTCGGCAACGACGCGACGCTCGTTCCGGCGGACTACCACGAGTTCGAGGGACCGCAGTATCGGCTCTTCCGACTGGGCGTCCACTACGCCCCGGGTGCCGACATCCGATTCGAGGGGTTCGAGGTGGACTTCACCGCCGACGACACGGGTATCCGCGTCATCGACGCCCTCGCGTCGAAGCGACTGCAAGTCCGCGACATCGACATCGTCGGCCACCACGACAGCGGCACGTGGGGACCGGGTCGGTTCTGCGTCACCGACGCGGACGGCGTCGGTATCGTCGAGCGATTCCGCGCTCCCGGCGGCGGCGCGTGGGTCGACGAGACGCCCAACGACGGAAATCTCTGGAAAGGGCCGAGCGGCATCGTCTCGAACGTCCACAACCGCGGCGAGCTGACGTTCAAGGACTGCGAACTCGGCGCGTTCCCCGACAACGGCCTGTACGCCTCCGGCGGGACCGGGAAAATCGTCGTCGACGGCGGCCTGTACAAGAACAGCGACACCGCGAACATCCGGCTCGGCGGCGACGGGAGCGAGATCCGAAACGCGACCATCGTCGTCGACGACAACCGCCCGCAGGACGTCAACCAGCGGGCGATTCGCCTCGAAAACGGTGCGAACCTCTCGGTTCACGACACCGATATTCGCATCCCGTCGGTCAACGGACACGCGCTGACGGTGATGAACACCTGCGAGTCGACGTGGATTCAGGACGTCCGTATCTCGATGGCCGGTGACAAGGTGAAACACGGTATCGTCGTCTCTCCGGAGGCGGGCGAGACCACCATCTACCGCACGGCCATCGACATGAACACCCCCGGCGGCTACGGTATCAAACTCACCGACACTACCCGGACGGCGCGGGTGAACTGCGAGAGCGTGAAGATAACCGGCGACGTGGGCGACGAGGGAGCACGCTCGGGTATCTTCTGTGCGCGCGACAACGCGCGGTTCTCGATGGTGACCGTCGACCAGACCGGCGTAGGCCACCGCCGCGCTATCGAGAACGTCGGCGACGACTGTATGATATACGGCGGGGAGTACCTCGCGAGCGAACGGCCCATCTGTAACTACGGCGACGGCCTCCGCGTCGAGAGCACGTACGCCGAATCGACTGACGGTTATTACGCGCTGTATCTGTACGAACCCAGCCGCGACGCCTACGTCAAACAGAATACGCTCGTCAACGGCATCTACGACAAGTCCGAAGACGACCTTCGCGCGTGGGGCAACGAGTTCTAA
- a CDS encoding helix-turn-helix domain-containing protein, producing the protein MDGPVPLSMGGDPDDRSERRTDGSPTASDLGTDHYDLVVEAYLAHPSILLCPTLDAASEATVRPQSQTTYRGRRTLFFTAANVDYDAFERALVDDPTVDDPTLVGVESNHRTYRIGLDDSARWPTQIPEALGASVMAAENNSGGWHVRMRLPGRKTLSELSARCRENDVDFHVRQLYSPDAENGRSRATRYGLTDDQQRLLRAAYEMGYYDVPRRSSQNELADRFGVSPSAVSQQLRRGTGALVESTLVTPGFDPES; encoded by the coding sequence GTGGACGGCCCCGTGCCGCTGAGCATGGGCGGCGACCCCGACGACCGTTCCGAACGGCGAACCGACGGCTCGCCGACGGCGTCCGACCTCGGGACGGACCACTACGACCTCGTCGTCGAAGCGTATCTCGCACACCCCTCCATCCTGCTGTGCCCGACGCTGGACGCCGCCTCCGAGGCGACCGTCCGACCGCAGTCACAGACGACGTACCGCGGCCGACGAACGCTGTTTTTCACCGCCGCGAACGTCGATTACGACGCGTTCGAGCGGGCACTCGTCGACGACCCGACCGTCGACGACCCGACGCTCGTCGGCGTCGAGTCGAACCACCGGACGTACCGTATCGGACTGGATGACTCGGCGCGGTGGCCGACCCAGATTCCGGAGGCGTTGGGCGCGTCGGTGATGGCGGCCGAGAACAACAGCGGCGGGTGGCACGTCCGCATGCGCCTCCCCGGTCGAAAGACGCTCTCGGAGTTGAGCGCCCGCTGTCGCGAGAACGACGTCGACTTCCACGTCCGGCAACTGTACAGCCCCGACGCGGAGAACGGCCGAAGCCGCGCGACGCGGTACGGTCTCACAGACGACCAGCAACGACTGCTCCGCGCCGCCTACGAGATGGGTTACTACGACGTTCCGCGACGGAGTTCACAGAACGAGTTGGCCGACCGGTTCGGCGTCTCGCCGTCTGCGGTCTCACAGCAGCTTCGCCGCGGCACCGGAGCCCTCGTCGAGAGCACGCTCGTCACCCCCGGCTTCGACCCCGAGTCGTGA
- a CDS encoding metal-dependent hydrolase has translation MWFPAHLALGYLLGVRARLALGWCLLGTALPDVVDKSLGLAGVLPAYQTVSHSLFGLVLVGAALHVAVGEAASRAGVAFAAGWLSHLGADLLQLTLDGRGAHAAGMLGWPLTHWSNPMADGSVPGYTDTLLSAVPFLSEGYVLHYFSSASFPVELLVCLVALGLFVAERRRGPRPTSERLRR, from the coding sequence ATGTGGTTCCCCGCCCATCTCGCCCTCGGCTACCTCCTCGGCGTCCGCGCCCGCCTCGCGCTGGGGTGGTGTCTGCTGGGCACCGCGCTCCCCGACGTCGTCGACAAGTCGCTCGGACTCGCCGGCGTCCTGCCCGCCTACCAGACCGTCTCGCACTCGCTCTTCGGTCTCGTCCTCGTCGGGGCGGCGTTACACGTCGCCGTCGGCGAGGCCGCCAGTCGAGCGGGTGTCGCCTTCGCCGCCGGATGGCTCTCGCATCTCGGTGCCGACCTCCTCCAGTTGACGCTCGACGGGCGCGGAGCGCACGCCGCCGGAATGCTGGGATGGCCGCTGACGCACTGGTCGAATCCCATGGCCGACGGGTCGGTACCGGGGTACACCGATACGCTGCTGTCGGCGGTGCCGTTCCTCTCGGAGGGGTACGTTCTCCACTACTTCTCCTCGGCGTCGTTCCCGGTCGAACTGCTCGTCTGTCTCGTCGCCCTCGGACTGTTCGTCGCGGAGCGACGCCGGGGGCCTCGGCCGACTTCCGAGCGGTTACGACGATAA
- a CDS encoding DUF5786 family protein, whose protein sequence is MGFGSYDESEQRDQSVNADANDGVNVHEKDHDGKVTFDSDATTDDLLSKLEDIKTADADD, encoded by the coding sequence ATGGGTTTTGGTAGCTACGACGAATCCGAGCAGCGAGACCAGAGCGTCAACGCCGACGCGAATGACGGTGTGAACGTCCACGAGAAGGACCACGACGGGAAAGTGACGTTCGACTCCGACGCGACGACCGACGACCTTCTCTCGAAACTCGAAGACATCAAGACCGCAGACGCGGACGACTGA
- the msrA gene encoding peptide-methionine (S)-S-oxide reductase MsrA — MSNTETATLAGGCFWCIEAAMKELDGVLEATSGYTGGDVADPTYKQVCAGNTGHAEVVQIEYDPEKLGYEDLLQVFFTVHDPTTLNRQGPDVGTQYRSAVYYHDDEQRKLVEAFVEELEAEGAFEDPIVTEIEPLGEFYVAEEYHQDYYEKNPGDAYCTFNAEPKIRKVREKFADKAKKAPADD, encoded by the coding sequence ATGAGCAACACAGAGACGGCGACGCTCGCCGGAGGCTGCTTCTGGTGTATCGAAGCCGCGATGAAGGAACTCGACGGCGTCCTCGAAGCCACCTCCGGCTACACCGGCGGCGACGTGGCGGACCCGACGTACAAACAGGTCTGCGCGGGTAACACGGGCCACGCCGAGGTCGTCCAGATTGAGTACGACCCCGAGAAACTGGGATACGAGGACCTCCTACAGGTGTTCTTCACCGTCCACGACCCGACGACGCTCAACCGGCAGGGCCCCGACGTCGGTACGCAGTACCGCTCTGCGGTGTACTACCACGACGACGAGCAGCGGAAACTCGTGGAGGCGTTCGTCGAGGAACTGGAAGCCGAGGGCGCGTTCGAGGACCCCATCGTCACCGAGATCGAACCGCTCGGCGAGTTCTACGTCGCCGAGGAGTACCACCAGGACTACTACGAGAAGAACCCCGGCGACGCCTACTGCACGTTCAACGCCGAACCGAAGATCAGGAAGGTCAGAGAGAAGTTCGCCGACAAAGCCAAGAAAGCGCCGGCCGACGACTGA
- a CDS encoding aldo/keto reductase — protein sequence MTVENLSDTFDIGGELTVHRLGYGAMRLTGDDIIGEPDDTEEAHRVLHEVIATGTDFVDTADSYGPAVSERLIGEALHPYPDDLVVATKGGLLRNEDGDWLPNGDPDYLRNAILGSLDRLRVDSIDLYQLHRPDPDVGFEDSVQALAELKDEGKIGHVGLSNVSVEQLDTARDIVDIATVQNRFNIGDREQEDVLAACEDAGIGFIPWYPLGAGDLGDKADAVDDIADAHDATAQQIALAWLLHRSDVMLPIPGTSSVEHLHDNVAATHIDLSDEEMARLNE from the coding sequence ATGACGGTCGAAAATCTAAGCGACACGTTCGACATCGGCGGCGAGCTCACCGTTCATCGACTCGGCTACGGCGCGATGCGCCTCACCGGCGACGACATCATCGGCGAACCCGACGACACCGAGGAGGCCCACCGCGTGCTCCACGAGGTCATCGCGACGGGCACCGACTTCGTCGACACCGCCGACTCCTACGGCCCGGCCGTCAGCGAACGACTCATCGGCGAGGCGCTGCATCCGTACCCCGACGATCTGGTCGTCGCCACCAAGGGCGGCCTTCTGCGGAACGAGGACGGCGACTGGCTACCCAACGGCGACCCCGACTACCTCCGGAACGCGATTCTGGGAAGTCTCGACCGCCTCCGCGTCGACAGCATCGACCTCTACCAGCTCCACCGCCCGGACCCCGACGTCGGCTTCGAGGACTCCGTACAGGCGCTGGCCGAGCTGAAGGACGAGGGGAAAATCGGCCACGTCGGCCTCAGCAACGTCTCCGTCGAGCAGCTCGACACCGCCCGCGACATCGTCGATATCGCCACCGTCCAGAACCGATTCAACATCGGCGACCGCGAACAGGAAGACGTCTTAGCGGCCTGCGAGGACGCCGGTATCGGCTTCATCCCGTGGTACCCCCTCGGCGCGGGCGACCTCGGAGACAAAGCCGACGCCGTCGACGACATCGCCGACGCTCACGACGCGACGGCGCAGCAGATCGCGCTCGCGTGGTTGCTCCATCGCTCGGACGTCATGCTCCCGATTCCGGGCACTTCCAGCGTCGAGCACCTCCACGACAACGTCGCTGCCACCCACATCGACCTCTCCGACGAGGAGATGGCGCGACTGAACGAGTGA
- a CDS encoding DUF4166 domain-containing protein — translation MTGVYERALGDEANDLHPKLRERYTLDADDGALCVGRGEMDISRGTHVLPALYAMASQDLLFPEGGHGVPFTVKTVGFRDDAGDEALATVREFSFGRRRRRFDSLTVWDEDNERLLDFLGTDGLLVSELLPSVEAGALVVGSGRQWVRRDERYVRLPGLLAANVEVRDRYDDADERYHVDAVVENVLAGHVLSYRGSFTQEMETLDAVSDDFRPTHRLDALPPR, via the coding sequence ATGACCGGCGTCTACGAGCGCGCGCTCGGCGACGAGGCCAACGACCTCCACCCAAAACTCAGAGAGCGGTACACCCTCGACGCCGACGACGGCGCGCTCTGCGTCGGCCGCGGCGAGATGGATATCAGTCGCGGAACGCACGTCCTCCCGGCGCTGTACGCGATGGCGTCACAGGACCTCCTGTTTCCGGAAGGCGGTCACGGCGTTCCCTTCACCGTCAAAACCGTCGGCTTCCGCGACGACGCCGGAGACGAAGCGCTGGCGACGGTTCGGGAGTTCTCCTTCGGTCGAAGACGCCGCCGGTTCGACTCGCTGACCGTTTGGGACGAGGACAACGAGCGACTGCTCGACTTCCTCGGCACCGACGGTCTCCTCGTCTCGGAACTTCTCCCCTCGGTCGAAGCGGGCGCGCTCGTCGTCGGAAGCGGTCGGCAGTGGGTCCGCCGCGACGAGCGATACGTTCGACTTCCCGGACTGCTCGCCGCGAACGTCGAGGTCCGCGACCGGTACGACGACGCTGACGAGCGATACCACGTCGACGCCGTCGTCGAGAACGTGCTCGCGGGCCACGTCCTCAGCTACCGCGGGAGCTTCACACAGGAGATGGAGACGCTCGACGCCGTCTCTGACGACTTCCGGCCGACGCACCGACTCGACGCGCTGCCACCGCGGTGA
- a CDS encoding MaoC/PaaZ C-terminal domain-containing protein, protein MRSPTPGESYTVERTFTPEEVDRFADLSGDTQPQHTDPDDEGRRMVHGLLTATLPTQIGGEHEVLAHTMEFTFSRPVYTGERVTCRWTYETVEERADRYDLTAGVVCSHAGERVLSGSITGLIWKGEGR, encoded by the coding sequence ATGAGATCGCCGACGCCGGGCGAGAGCTACACCGTCGAACGAACGTTCACGCCCGAGGAGGTCGACCGCTTCGCCGACCTCTCCGGCGACACGCAACCGCAGCACACAGACCCCGACGACGAGGGGCGGCGGATGGTTCACGGCCTGTTGACGGCCACGCTGCCCACGCAAATCGGCGGCGAACACGAGGTCCTCGCGCACACGATGGAGTTCACGTTTTCGCGTCCCGTCTACACCGGCGAGCGAGTCACCTGTAGGTGGACCTACGAGACGGTCGAGGAGCGGGCCGACCGCTACGACCTCACTGCGGGGGTCGTCTGCTCGCACGCGGGCGAGCGCGTGCTGTCGGGGAGCATCACAGGGTTGATCTGGAAGGGTGAGGGTCGATGA
- a CDS encoding tyrosine-type recombinase/integrase produces the protein MREEAAIESTIERYLDGVEAGNSRKNYRSVLTEWAAWLRAEAGVTAVDAVTVMHCRRYARHLKRLVRDGNLRASTANTYYAYVRAFLGFCVADELAATNPAKSARATDELPEDHGDRDRQFWRRKQRDAILTYVDRRTEEVQSDGSDREIRRAFRNRALVSLLALSGVRGGEVFAATADKRRVGLRWTDVNLDANAVRVFGKSREYEYAQLPERAGAALLDHRERCEPADASWPVFPTAHGPSLRRAVETQLGERGWTDEEIDERCSELPLPAVLREERVTPPSLTTDGARSVMKRLCADAEIDVRGEYLKPHGARRGLGHELYANGHAELAQSALRHASIETTHESYSDIRAAETAREVDRVLKRD, from the coding sequence ATGCGCGAGGAGGCAGCTATCGAATCGACTATCGAGCGGTATCTCGACGGCGTCGAGGCGGGCAACTCCCGGAAGAACTACCGGTCGGTGTTGACCGAGTGGGCCGCGTGGCTTCGAGCGGAGGCGGGTGTGACCGCAGTCGACGCGGTGACGGTCATGCACTGTCGGCGCTACGCCCGCCACCTCAAGAGACTCGTCCGCGACGGCAACCTCCGAGCGAGCACGGCGAACACGTACTACGCGTACGTCCGAGCGTTTCTCGGCTTCTGCGTCGCCGACGAACTCGCCGCGACGAATCCGGCAAAATCGGCGCGCGCGACCGACGAACTCCCCGAAGACCACGGTGATAGGGACCGGCAGTTCTGGCGTCGTAAACAACGTGATGCTATACTGACCTACGTCGATCGGCGGACCGAGGAGGTCCAGTCGGACGGCTCCGACCGAGAGATTCGCCGAGCGTTCCGGAACAGAGCGCTCGTCTCGTTGCTGGCGCTCTCGGGAGTCCGCGGCGGCGAGGTGTTCGCCGCGACCGCCGACAAGCGACGGGTTGGACTTCGATGGACGGACGTCAACCTCGACGCCAACGCCGTCCGGGTGTTCGGAAAGTCCCGCGAGTACGAGTACGCGCAGTTACCGGAGCGTGCGGGTGCGGCGCTTCTCGACCACCGCGAGCGGTGTGAGCCCGCGGATGCGTCGTGGCCGGTGTTCCCGACCGCTCACGGTCCGTCGCTTCGGCGGGCCGTCGAGACACAGCTCGGCGAGCGAGGGTGGACTGACGAGGAGATCGACGAACGCTGTTCGGAGCTACCTCTACCCGCCGTGCTCCGCGAGGAGCGAGTGACACCGCCGTCGCTCACGACGGACGGCGCGCGGAGCGTGATGAAGCGACTCTGCGCCGACGCGGAAATCGACGTGCGCGGCGAGTATCTCAAGCCGCACGGGGCGCGGCGCGGACTCGGCCACGAACTGTACGCCAACGGCCACGCCGAGCTCGCGCAATCGGCGCTGAGACACGCGAGCATCGAGACGACCCACGAGTCGTACTCCGACATCCGGGCGGCCGAGACGGCGAGAGAAGTCGACCGAGTTCTGAAGCGGGACTAA
- a CDS encoding ParA family protein produces MSRAVSVSLQKGGVGKTTVAINLADALAARGNDVLLVDLDQQGNATEGVGFKEYYESEGPHIGDVLTEDDPVDIDAVIREREGFDVVPAHVDLDGAEDRIRNSTFGVLWVRRRIVEPLLGDRYDYVVIDSPPSLGPLSDAALIGSGNVIVPLLMSEPSVSGFERMWEQQIVPIRQEVDLELLAIVPNDLSGNNEEKRIIDDLETSPFADYLPAFARSAEFDDDDSPGPGVRRRIAFRRSWRDGKTLREYEPDNDMVGRLDELARVVEAGTVDVGESETEEVTASA; encoded by the coding sequence ATGAGTCGCGCGGTGAGCGTCTCGCTACAGAAGGGCGGCGTCGGCAAGACCACCGTCGCCATCAACCTCGCGGACGCGCTCGCGGCACGCGGCAACGACGTCCTCCTCGTCGACTTAGACCAGCAGGGGAACGCGACGGAGGGCGTCGGGTTCAAGGAGTACTACGAGTCCGAGGGGCCGCACATCGGCGACGTGCTTACCGAAGACGACCCCGTCGACATCGACGCGGTGATTCGCGAACGCGAGGGGTTCGACGTCGTCCCCGCGCACGTCGACTTGGACGGTGCGGAAGACCGAATCCGTAACTCGACGTTCGGCGTCCTGTGGGTCCGCCGACGCATCGTCGAACCGCTCCTCGGCGACAGATACGACTACGTGGTCATCGACTCGCCACCGAGTCTGGGGCCGCTGTCGGACGCGGCGCTCATCGGGTCGGGGAACGTCATCGTCCCGCTTTTGATGAGCGAACCGAGCGTCAGCGGATTCGAGCGGATGTGGGAGCAACAGATCGTTCCGATTCGCCAGGAGGTGGACCTCGAGCTGCTCGCCATCGTGCCGAACGACCTCAGCGGTAACAACGAGGAGAAGCGCATCATCGACGACCTCGAAACCTCTCCGTTCGCCGACTATCTCCCGGCGTTCGCCCGGAGCGCCGAGTTCGACGACGACGACTCCCCCGGCCCCGGCGTCCGTCGACGCATCGCGTTCCGACGTTCGTGGCGCGACGGCAAGACGCTACGCGAGTACGAACCGGACAACGACATGGTCGGCCGACTCGACGAACTCGCACGCGTCGTCGAAGCCGGGACCGTCGACGTCGGCGAGAGCGAGACGGAAGAGGTGACGGCCAGTGCCTGA
- a CDS encoding ferritin-like domain-containing protein has product MATETQSLQTLRDLFEYELGCMYYVENQLVDTLDELAMQTPNENISRGFADHRDETQKQVERLERVFDAIDRKPFEHEVDALDGLLRDKQSFDEMVGEDELRNVHYLGAGMKTERFEITSYESLQMLADRLDMGSDVTDPLKQNLDEEQRTLDELQAMATGSKLKELFQKLTG; this is encoded by the coding sequence ATGGCCACCGAAACACAATCCCTGCAGACGCTTCGAGACCTGTTCGAGTACGAACTCGGCTGTATGTACTACGTCGAGAACCAGCTCGTCGACACGCTCGACGAGCTCGCGATGCAGACGCCGAACGAGAACATCAGTCGAGGCTTCGCCGACCACCGCGACGAGACGCAGAAACAGGTCGAACGACTCGAACGCGTGTTCGACGCCATCGACCGCAAACCGTTCGAGCACGAGGTGGACGCGCTCGACGGCTTGCTGCGAGACAAACAGTCGTTCGACGAGATGGTCGGGGAGGACGAACTCCGCAACGTCCACTACCTCGGTGCCGGAATGAAGACCGAGCGATTCGAGATAACGAGCTACGAGAGTCTCCAGATGCTGGCCGACAGACTCGACATGGGCAGCGACGTGACCGACCCGTTGAAGCAGAACCTCGACGAAGAGCAGCGGACGCTGGACGAACTCCAGGCGATGGCGACCGGGTCGAAACTCAAGGAACTGTTCCAGAAGCTCACCGGCTGA